From a single Deinococcus humi genomic region:
- the dkgB gene encoding 2,5-didehydrogluconate reductase DkgB yields MTATDWTVPPFGLGTFRLKDQVVRDSVRDALELGYRAIDTAQGYGNEGEIGETIAQSGVKRDDLFITTKIKPDNYSADKLVPSLRESLDKLQMDAVDLTLIHWPAPRGPVSAEEYLGALADAHSQGLTRKIGVSNFTIELLKQARELLGDVPIATNQVEIHPYLQNRKLADFARQEGIHLTSYMTLAVGKVMEDEVLKDIARAHDANPAQVALAWALQQGFSVIPSSTKRDHLASNMKALDLRLSDEDMGRIVALDSQGERLANPASVAPDWD; encoded by the coding sequence ATGACTGCTACAGACTGGACCGTGCCACCCTTCGGACTGGGAACCTTCCGCCTGAAAGATCAGGTGGTCCGGGATTCCGTCCGTGACGCGCTGGAACTTGGGTACCGCGCCATCGACACTGCGCAGGGCTACGGCAATGAGGGCGAGATCGGCGAAACCATCGCGCAGAGCGGGGTGAAGCGCGATGATCTGTTTATCACCACCAAGATCAAACCCGACAACTACAGCGCTGACAAATTGGTCCCCAGCCTGCGCGAGAGTCTGGACAAACTGCAGATGGACGCCGTGGATCTGACCCTGATTCACTGGCCCGCCCCGCGCGGTCCGGTGAGTGCCGAGGAGTACCTTGGAGCGCTCGCCGACGCCCACTCGCAGGGCCTGACGCGAAAGATCGGCGTGTCCAATTTCACCATCGAACTCCTGAAACAGGCCCGCGAACTGCTGGGCGACGTGCCCATTGCCACCAATCAGGTGGAGATTCACCCATACCTGCAAAACCGCAAGCTGGCCGACTTCGCCCGGCAGGAAGGCATTCACCTGACCTCCTACATGACGCTGGCGGTGGGTAAGGTCATGGAAGACGAGGTGTTGAAAGACATTGCCAGGGCCCACGACGCCAACCCCGCGCAGGTGGCACTGGCCTGGGCCTTGCAACAAGGCTTCTCGGTCATTCCGTCCTCAACGAAGCGTGACCACCTCGCAAGCAACATGAAAGCCCTTGACCTCAGGCTGAGCGATGAGGACATGGGGCGTATCGTTGCGCTGGACAGCCAGGGCGAACGCCTCGCCAATCCGGCCAGCGTCGCCCCCGACTGGGACTGA
- a CDS encoding phosphatase PAP2 family protein: MQSFWLAVTNLGRDEVFIVVLALYTWLWNPGGGRNLGVVFAGSYLVNSALKYGLNLPRPFANDPGSVSDAARATAGGPSLPSGHAQMSATLWGGIAAQVRRPAMWVVAILLIALIAGSRLVLGVHLPVDVIVGLLLGGIAAWVAGRASFVDAGTWRWVVPVIVLLIAAFLPAGTPREFGTGLGLFAGFWYARPNFAPPRDLAGRLIVGVVGLIIVFAVFFGLGALPGAIKDIGLVRALRYAILVVVAVEVVPAVLRRWLPRTSLPETTRPCLSAEAMPPQ; this comes from the coding sequence ATGCAATCTTTCTGGCTGGCGGTCACCAATCTGGGCCGTGACGAGGTCTTTATCGTCGTGCTGGCGCTGTATACCTGGCTGTGGAACCCCGGCGGCGGGCGCAATCTGGGAGTGGTCTTTGCGGGCAGCTATCTGGTCAACAGCGCCCTGAAATACGGATTGAACCTGCCGCGCCCCTTTGCCAACGATCCAGGTTCGGTGTCGGACGCCGCGCGGGCCACGGCAGGCGGGCCGAGTCTGCCCAGCGGTCACGCGCAGATGTCGGCAACGCTGTGGGGGGGCATCGCCGCTCAGGTAAGACGGCCCGCCATGTGGGTGGTGGCCATTCTCCTGATTGCGCTGATCGCAGGTTCGCGGCTGGTTCTGGGCGTCCATCTTCCGGTCGATGTGATTGTGGGTCTGCTGCTGGGCGGGATCGCGGCTTGGGTGGCGGGCCGGGCCAGCTTTGTGGATGCCGGAACGTGGCGCTGGGTGGTGCCGGTGATCGTGCTGCTGATCGCGGCCTTTCTCCCTGCCGGCACGCCGCGCGAGTTCGGGACCGGACTGGGCCTGTTCGCCGGGTTCTGGTACGCCCGCCCCAACTTCGCGCCTCCGCGTGATCTGGCCGGGCGGCTGATCGTGGGCGTGGTGGGGCTGATCATCGTCTTTGCCGTGTTCTTCGGGCTGGGAGCCCTGCCGGGGGCCATCAAGGACATCGGGCTGGTGCGGGCGCTGCGTTACGCCATACTGGTGGTGGTGGCGGTCGAAGTGGTGCCCGCCGTGCTGCGCCGCTGGCTGCCCCGCACCTCGCTTCCCGAGACCACCCGCCCGTGCCTCTCTGCCGAGGCCATGCCGCCGCAGTAG
- a CDS encoding YtxH domain-containing protein, whose amino-acid sequence MSNRKPHFPIKRLLALGALIGAGAYYFSREQNRKALDAKLAELGLKDAAQDMGSSVTKGWEKTKDAATQAGNVLADKAGEVKDAATSGGAGAVIDKAKEVAGDVKDAVGQAAGQAKNAAADVGKTAQASGQDVGKEVKKEGQDAAAQAQDRTDQLKTKATDAVDGARDKAQDMAAQAQAKTEQAKDTTQHAASAAKDKAQAAAPQGGNQASNAANHTGAPAQGATRDFIAEARAEAEKQAAKAAEDATNHQSSDLSSNARSATQGANTTDDVNKAANNTKRNS is encoded by the coding sequence ATGTCTAACCGCAAACCTCATTTTCCCATCAAACGTCTGCTGGCCCTGGGGGCACTGATCGGCGCAGGCGCGTACTACTTCAGCCGTGAGCAGAACCGTAAGGCACTGGACGCGAAACTGGCCGAACTGGGCCTGAAGGACGCCGCCCAGGACATGGGCAGCAGCGTCACCAAGGGCTGGGAAAAGACCAAGGACGCCGCCACGCAGGCGGGGAACGTACTCGCCGATAAGGCGGGCGAGGTCAAGGACGCTGCCACCAGTGGCGGGGCCGGAGCCGTCATAGACAAAGCGAAAGAAGTCGCCGGCGACGTGAAGGACGCGGTGGGACAGGCCGCCGGGCAGGCCAAGAACGCTGCAGCGGACGTGGGCAAGACGGCTCAGGCCAGCGGCCAGGACGTGGGCAAGGAAGTCAAAAAGGAAGGTCAGGACGCGGCTGCGCAGGCGCAGGACCGGACAGACCAGCTGAAGACCAAAGCGACGGACGCGGTGGATGGGGCCAGGGATAAAGCGCAGGATATGGCCGCCCAGGCACAGGCCAAAACTGAGCAGGCGAAGGACACGACTCAGCATGCCGCTTCCGCCGCAAAAGATAAGGCTCAGGCCGCCGCACCCCAGGGCGGAAATCAGGCCTCAAACGCTGCCAACCACACTGGAGCCCCGGCTCAGGGCGCCACCCGCGACTTCATCGCCGAAGCCCGCGCTGAGGCCGAGAAACAGGCTGCCAAGGCCGCCGAGGACGCCACCAACCACCAGAGCAGCGACTTGAGCAGCAACGCCCGGAGCGCCACGCAGGGCGCCAATACCACGGACGACGTGAACAAGGCGGCCAACAATACCAAGCGCAACAGCTGA
- a CDS encoding ABC transporter ATP-binding protein — MTAINPNAPAPDVLKEVRHQSEYALELRGITKRFPLVLANDDISMQVKWGSVHALCGENGAGKSTLMKIVYGIQPPTSGQIVVDGEVVDFNDPADAIKRGIGMVFQHFMLVETLTVTENVILGAEPTKGGAIDYATSRRKVAELIKQFNFALDPDAIVGELPVGLQQKVEILKTLYRGARILILDEPTAVLTPSETDELFEFLVGQYAKSGNAVVFISHKLHEVLQISDRISVIRDGRMIGTIPAEGATTETLAQMMVGREVTLKVEKAPATPGEVALDLQNVVVKGEHRNAVDGVSFQVRAGEIVGIAGVEGNGQSELVEAITGLTPYSGTITYLGKTARGVKEVEASGLSHVPEDRNERGLVLEMTTAENYILGEQDRAPFAGRFGFLNLDVIARNARELSEKYDVRPRSASLRAGQYSGGNAQKLIVAREMRKGPKILVASQPTRGVDIGAIEFIHARIVEARDQGLAVLLISADLGEVMNLADRILVMYEGKVVGEVPASQATETGLGLLMTGSSEHGGASGGRSGEISETRQDGERGRTGDRR; from the coding sequence ATGACGGCCATCAATCCCAATGCACCCGCTCCCGACGTGCTGAAAGAGGTTCGGCACCAGTCCGAATACGCGCTGGAACTTCGGGGCATCACCAAACGCTTTCCGCTGGTGCTGGCGAACGACGATATTTCCATGCAGGTCAAGTGGGGCAGCGTCCACGCCCTGTGCGGCGAGAACGGCGCGGGCAAGAGCACCCTGATGAAGATCGTGTACGGCATCCAGCCGCCCACCTCCGGACAGATCGTGGTGGACGGCGAGGTGGTGGACTTCAATGATCCTGCCGACGCCATCAAGCGCGGCATCGGCATGGTGTTCCAGCACTTCATGCTGGTGGAAACCCTGACCGTCACCGAGAACGTCATTCTGGGAGCGGAGCCGACAAAGGGCGGGGCCATCGATTACGCCACCTCGCGCCGCAAGGTGGCCGAGCTGATCAAGCAGTTCAACTTTGCCCTCGATCCCGACGCCATCGTGGGCGAGCTGCCGGTGGGCCTCCAGCAGAAGGTGGAGATCCTCAAAACGCTCTACCGGGGGGCGCGCATCCTGATTCTGGACGAGCCGACGGCGGTGCTGACCCCCAGCGAGACCGACGAACTGTTCGAGTTCCTGGTGGGCCAGTACGCCAAGAGCGGCAACGCGGTGGTCTTTATCTCCCACAAACTGCACGAGGTCTTGCAGATCAGTGACCGCATCAGTGTGATCCGCGACGGGCGTATGATCGGCACCATTCCTGCCGAGGGGGCCACCACCGAGACGCTGGCACAGATGATGGTGGGCCGCGAGGTCACGCTGAAAGTGGAGAAGGCCCCCGCCACCCCCGGCGAGGTCGCGCTGGACCTGCAGAACGTGGTGGTCAAGGGCGAACACCGCAATGCGGTGGACGGCGTGAGTTTTCAGGTGCGCGCCGGGGAAATCGTGGGCATCGCCGGTGTGGAGGGCAACGGCCAGAGCGAACTGGTGGAGGCCATCACCGGCCTGACGCCGTACAGCGGCACCATCACCTATCTGGGCAAGACGGCCAGAGGTGTCAAGGAAGTGGAGGCGTCGGGCCTGTCGCACGTCCCGGAAGACCGCAATGAGCGCGGGCTGGTGCTGGAGATGACCACCGCCGAGAACTACATCCTGGGCGAGCAGGATCGAGCGCCCTTTGCCGGACGCTTTGGCTTCCTGAATCTGGACGTGATTGCCCGGAATGCCCGGGAGCTGAGCGAGAAATACGATGTGCGTCCCCGCAGCGCCAGCCTGCGCGCCGGACAGTACAGCGGTGGCAACGCACAGAAGTTGATCGTGGCGCGCGAGATGCGCAAGGGCCCCAAGATCCTGGTGGCCAGCCAGCCCACGCGCGGGGTGGACATCGGGGCCATCGAGTTCATTCACGCCCGCATCGTGGAGGCCCGCGATCAGGGGCTGGCCGTACTGCTGATCAGCGCCGACCTGGGCGAGGTGATGAATCTGGCGGACCGCATTCTGGTGATGTACGAGGGCAAGGTGGTGGGCGAGGTACCTGCCTCTCAAGCCACCGAGACCGGCCTGGGCCTACTGATGACCGGTAGCTCCGAACACGGCGGCGCGTCTGGCGGACGCAGCGGCGAGATCAGCGAAACGCGGCAGGACGGCGAGCGGGGACGTACCGGGGACCGAAGGTAA
- a CDS encoding response regulator transcription factor yields the protein MEQRILLIEDNPDITRVVEYELEQAGYRVLSAPDGVSGLTSARESSPDLVILDLGLPDFDGAEIARRLRKTSSVPIIILTAMDAVDRKVNLLEAGADDYMTKPFHPEELVARVKVQLRHQQHGEVISIGALEIHPQKRLCHYNGHEVRLSPKEFDLLTFLARQPGRVYSRQEIEREVWNGELPSNSNVVDVHMANMRAKLRDLDGYGIIRTVRGIGYALKTS from the coding sequence ATGGAACAACGCATTTTACTGATCGAAGACAACCCAGATATCACCCGCGTCGTGGAGTACGAACTGGAGCAGGCGGGCTACCGGGTGCTCAGCGCCCCGGACGGCGTGAGCGGTCTGACCAGTGCCCGCGAGAGCAGTCCCGATTTGGTTATTCTAGACCTGGGCCTGCCCGATTTCGACGGCGCGGAGATCGCCCGTCGCCTGCGAAAGACCAGCAGCGTCCCCATCATCATCCTGACGGCGATGGACGCGGTAGACCGCAAGGTCAATCTGCTGGAGGCGGGCGCCGACGACTACATGACCAAGCCTTTTCACCCCGAGGAGCTGGTGGCGCGGGTCAAAGTGCAGTTGCGACACCAGCAACACGGCGAGGTTATCTCTATTGGGGCACTGGAGATCCATCCGCAAAAACGCCTGTGCCATTACAACGGCCACGAGGTTCGCCTGTCGCCCAAGGAATTCGACCTGCTGACTTTCCTGGCCCGTCAGCCGGGCCGGGTGTACTCGCGGCAGGAGATCGAACGTGAGGTCTGGAACGGCGAACTGCCCAGCAACAGCAACGTGGTGGACGTGCATATGGCCAACATGCGTGCCAAGCTGCGCGATCTCGACGGTTACGGCATTATCCGGACCGTGCGTGGTATCGGCTACGCGCTCAAGACTTCCTGA
- a CDS encoding MalY/PatB family protein: MTQTENRPAYPTLSPAELRHPDSLKWTLYGDDVIPMWIADMDFPVAPPILAALHERLERGLGYHQLMGDGVLDSLLRAKLETHGLGDLPEGGLALLPGVVPGIYSSVAALTQPGEKVLTMTPVYHPFHLSITGQGREVSAVALLNGPDGYEIDWEGMEAAAQDTGLMLLCHPHNPTGRVWTHAELEKLRDLAVRNNLYVVSDELHADLRFTDGPFESFAADKRVQDRTITLTGPCKAFNTAGLGIGVMIGHDAELVKRVRAAAGGLMGHEGAMSVTMWQAALRDGGPWLADTVAYLRANRDFLTGYLREHLPTVRFHPVESTYLAWLDLRDCPHAADIQKFLLEEARVAVHDGPTFAPEAFKPESQGFIRLNFATSREILTEALERLRRALGESQ; the protein is encoded by the coding sequence ATGACCCAGACGGAGAATCGGCCCGCATACCCCACGCTCAGCCCTGCGGAACTGCGCCACCCGGATTCGCTCAAGTGGACGCTGTACGGTGATGACGTGATCCCGATGTGGATCGCTGACATGGATTTTCCGGTGGCGCCGCCGATCCTGGCCGCACTGCACGAGCGGCTGGAGCGCGGGCTGGGCTACCACCAGCTGATGGGTGACGGGGTGCTTGACAGCTTGCTGCGCGCCAAGCTGGAGACGCACGGTCTGGGGGATCTGCCCGAGGGCGGGCTCGCCCTGTTGCCGGGGGTGGTGCCGGGCATCTACTCGTCGGTGGCGGCGCTGACGCAGCCCGGCGAGAAGGTGCTGACCATGACCCCGGTCTACCACCCCTTTCACCTGAGCATCACCGGGCAGGGCCGCGAGGTCTCGGCTGTCGCGTTGCTGAACGGCCCGGACGGCTATGAGATCGACTGGGAGGGCATGGAGGCCGCCGCGCAGGACACGGGCCTGATGCTGCTGTGCCACCCGCACAACCCCACCGGACGGGTGTGGACGCACGCGGAACTGGAGAAGCTGCGCGACTTGGCGGTCCGCAACAACCTGTACGTCGTCAGCGACGAGCTGCACGCCGACCTGCGTTTCACCGACGGACCTTTCGAATCCTTTGCCGCCGACAAACGAGTGCAGGACCGCACCATCACCCTGACCGGGCCCTGCAAGGCCTTCAACACTGCGGGCCTGGGCATCGGCGTGATGATCGGCCACGACGCCGAACTCGTGAAGCGCGTGCGCGCCGCCGCCGGGGGCCTGATGGGCCACGAGGGGGCCATGAGCGTGACCATGTGGCAGGCGGCCCTGCGCGACGGCGGCCCCTGGCTGGCCGACACCGTGGCTTACCTGCGTGCCAACCGCGATTTCCTGACCGGTTACCTGCGCGAGCACCTGCCCACCGTCCGCTTCCATCCAGTGGAAAGCACCTACCTGGCGTGGCTGGATCTGCGCGATTGCCCACATGCCGCAGACATTCAGAAATTCCTGCTGGAGGAGGCGAGAGTGGCCGTGCATGACGGTCCCACCTTCGCTCCCGAGGCCTTCAAGCCCGAATCGCAGGGCTTCATTCGCCTCAACTTCGCCACCAGCCGTGAAATCCTGACCGAGGCCCTGGAACGGCTGCGGCGGGCGCTGGGCGAGTCACAGTAA
- a CDS encoding HNH endonuclease, which yields MARRLPESSWPPPAQPPPTCALCERAAPHLTEHHLVPRSQGRRRGTKISELPTVMLCGPCHKFLHKTFSNAELAQEYNAVDTLLAHEAVRRFVAWIKQQPASRSVRVR from the coding sequence ATGGCCCGCCGCCTGCCTGAATCCTCCTGGCCGCCGCCCGCGCAGCCCCCGCCCACGTGCGCGCTGTGCGAGCGGGCCGCGCCGCACCTGACCGAACACCACCTGGTGCCGCGTTCGCAGGGACGCCGGCGCGGGACGAAAATTTCGGAGCTGCCCACGGTGATGCTGTGCGGGCCGTGCCACAAGTTCTTACACAAGACGTTCAGTAACGCGGAGCTGGCGCAGGAGTACAACGCTGTGGACACGCTGCTGGCGCACGAGGCCGTACGCCGTTTCGTGGCCTGGATCAAACAGCAACCCGCCAGCCGGAGCGTGCGGGTGCGGTAA
- a CDS encoding DUF1517 domain-containing protein — translation MNASRASVRHFRPRGLLIWLAALMLSLGALGLSGGVMAQSGGGFGGSSSRGGGGGGGSFGGSGGGGFSRGGGGYSGGGYSGPIIINGGGGYGYGYGGGGGGSGLIGIIVIGVLVFMVVGYMRRSLSTGSGSGLGALGSLSGTAQAVSVQLLLAEGDEVKAALQRVAQNGDPDTNAGLARMLQEAALVALRHPERWVYGNVQRAQGAPNAADSQVGAWATEARAAFTEQTTSNYQNKDPKTGFDHRDDYRYKGDAGDMYLAVTIAVAAHALGNLPPAGVTTAAEARAALSTISSVNASDLIRAEVVWSPDAPGEFLSEDEAIMKYPNLTKL, via the coding sequence ATGAACGCCTCTAGAGCTTCTGTTCGACATTTCCGTCCGCGCGGCCTGCTGATCTGGCTGGCGGCCCTGATGCTGTCCCTGGGCGCACTGGGCCTGTCGGGAGGCGTCATGGCCCAGTCGGGTGGCGGCTTCGGCGGCAGCAGCTCACGCGGTGGAGGTGGGGGCGGCGGCAGCTTCGGTGGCAGTGGTGGAGGCGGCTTCTCGCGCGGCGGGGGCGGCTATTCGGGAGGCGGGTACTCAGGGCCGATCATCATCAACGGGGGTGGCGGGTACGGCTATGGCTACGGCGGCGGGGGCGGCGGGTCCGGCCTGATCGGCATCATCGTCATCGGAGTGCTGGTGTTCATGGTGGTGGGCTATATGCGCCGCAGCCTCAGCACGGGCAGCGGGAGCGGTCTGGGCGCGCTGGGCTCGCTGAGCGGCACGGCCCAGGCGGTCAGCGTGCAGTTGCTGCTGGCCGAGGGCGACGAGGTCAAGGCGGCGCTGCAACGCGTGGCGCAGAACGGTGATCCCGACACCAACGCCGGGCTGGCCCGCATGTTGCAGGAGGCCGCGCTGGTGGCCCTGCGGCACCCCGAGCGCTGGGTATACGGCAACGTGCAACGCGCGCAGGGTGCCCCCAATGCTGCCGACAGTCAGGTCGGCGCCTGGGCCACCGAGGCCCGTGCGGCCTTCACCGAGCAGACCACCAGCAACTACCAGAACAAGGATCCCAAGACCGGCTTTGACCACCGCGACGACTACCGGTACAAGGGCGACGCAGGCGATATGTATCTGGCCGTGACCATCGCTGTGGCCGCGCATGCACTGGGCAACCTGCCCCCCGCCGGAGTCACCACCGCCGCCGAGGCCCGCGCGGCCCTGAGCACCATCAGCAGCGTCAACGCCTCGGACCTGATCCGCGCTGAAGTCGTGTGGAGCCCCGACGCCCCCGGCGAATTCCTCAGCGAGGACGAGGCGATCATGAAATACCCGAACCTGACGAAGCTGTAG
- a CDS encoding phosphotransferase — MNTAAADRFETLVQELETGARLLHFWPLAGGVSARVSALQVCWSGGHVERLVVREYGGRDLQVNPDIARQEFELLRVLVAAGLPVPRPRYAQPGLLVLDFAEGTTDFHPADHSGFVRGLATFLARLHALSTAELAFLPVLTDLSPRPEILDDSLSETRIRDALQQFGPPPMAASAVLHGDFWPGNVLWAGGRLSAVIDWEDASLGDPLADVANARLELLFFLGPDAMHAFTDDYGRQTGTGLAHLAYWDLRAALRPCGKMAEWGLEVELEGRMRWRHAQFVDAALARL; from the coding sequence GTGAACACTGCTGCTGCAGATCGATTTGAGACGCTCGTTCAGGAGTTGGAGACCGGGGCGCGGCTGCTGCACTTCTGGCCATTGGCCGGCGGCGTTTCCGCCCGTGTCTCAGCCCTGCAAGTTTGCTGGTCAGGCGGACACGTGGAACGTCTGGTGGTCCGCGAATATGGTGGGCGTGACCTGCAGGTCAACCCGGACATTGCCCGGCAGGAGTTCGAATTGTTGCGGGTGCTTGTGGCTGCAGGATTGCCGGTCCCCAGGCCGCGATACGCGCAACCGGGTCTGTTGGTCCTGGATTTCGCGGAGGGCACAACCGATTTCCACCCTGCCGACCACTCCGGATTCGTGCGGGGGTTGGCCACTTTTCTGGCTCGCCTCCATGCCTTGTCCACCGCTGAGCTTGCCTTTCTTCCGGTCCTGACTGACCTCAGTCCACGCCCCGAAATCCTCGACGACTCGCTGTCCGAGACCCGCATCCGTGATGCGCTGCAACAGTTCGGACCGCCGCCTATGGCTGCATCCGCTGTCCTTCACGGTGATTTCTGGCCTGGCAACGTCCTGTGGGCTGGGGGCCGGCTCAGCGCTGTGATCGACTGGGAAGACGCTTCGCTGGGCGATCCGCTGGCGGACGTGGCCAACGCGCGTCTGGAACTGCTGTTCTTCCTGGGGCCAGATGCCATGCACGCCTTCACCGACGACTATGGGCGCCAGACTGGTACAGGTCTGGCTCACCTTGCATACTGGGACTTGCGCGCCGCTCTGCGCCCCTGCGGAAAGATGGCCGAATGGGGTCTGGAAGTGGAGCTTGAGGGCCGGATGCGTTGGCGGCACGCGCAATTTGTCGATGCGGCCCTGGCCCGGCTTTGA
- the def gene encoding peptide deformylase, which yields MTGQTTPIWTPPEPPRVYPLRLYGDPILRRKAKPLNVPDTLNVPGVGPQSVRQVAETMLETMFEARGVGLAAPQVGLPVRLFVAVEYEDDEEENEGQETALRSRVIRDFVMINPVVSVLNKKKDRSYQEGCLSIPGIYEEGVPRARAVSVRYTDLDGNQRVLEAEDYLARVFQHELDHLDGVLFLDRLPPEVTEDYRKELLALQQKSKLLIGDLAQADRLRRERGGE from the coding sequence ATGACCGGGCAAACGACTCCCATCTGGACCCCTCCCGAGCCGCCGCGCGTTTACCCGCTGCGCCTGTACGGTGATCCGATCCTGCGCCGCAAGGCCAAACCGCTGAATGTTCCCGACACGCTGAATGTTCCTGGCGTGGGGCCGCAGAGTGTCCGTCAGGTGGCCGAGACCATGCTGGAGACCATGTTCGAGGCGCGCGGCGTGGGGCTGGCCGCGCCCCAGGTAGGCCTGCCGGTGCGCCTGTTCGTGGCGGTGGAGTACGAGGACGACGAGGAGGAGAACGAGGGCCAGGAAACCGCGTTGCGTTCGCGGGTGATCCGGGATTTCGTGATGATCAATCCGGTGGTGAGTGTGCTGAACAAGAAAAAGGACAGATCGTATCAGGAAGGTTGCCTGAGCATCCCCGGCATCTACGAGGAAGGCGTGCCACGAGCCCGCGCCGTGTCGGTCCGGTACACCGATCTCGACGGCAATCAACGGGTGCTGGAGGCCGAGGATTACCTGGCGCGTGTGTTCCAGCACGAACTGGACCATCTGGACGGCGTGCTGTTCCTGGACCGCCTGCCACCCGAGGTGACCGAGGACTACCGCAAGGAATTGCTGGCTTTGCAGCAAAAATCCAAACTCTTGATCGGCGATCTGGCCCAGGCGGACCGCTTGCGCCGTGAGCGTGGCGGTGAGTGA
- the fmt gene encoding methionyl-tRNA formyltransferase, translated as MSDPQLLKTSGLRVAFFGSPAFALPVLEAIRERFEVVLVVAQPDKPVGRGLKLTPPPVAARTAELGLSLAQPLKLRRNAEFEAGLRDSGADVAVTCAYGKILPAPVLEIPRFGFLNTHTSLLPAYRGAAPIQWALIRGEPLTGTTIMQTDPGMDTGPILLQEELPIAPQWTSLELSDALAEQAARLIVTALERLARGDLMPTPQDDAAATHAPMLVKEDGFVRWADPARAVVDRYRGVAAWPQTTAFLNGARLKLGGLRVDAGEGQPGEVLGADESGLLIACGSGAVRVQTVQPETRRAQPAQFWAASTGVERGTRFDLWKPAPTD; from the coding sequence GTGAGTGACCCTCAACTCCTAAAAACGTCTGGCCTGAGGGTGGCGTTTTTCGGCTCTCCGGCCTTTGCGTTGCCGGTGCTGGAGGCTATCCGGGAGCGGTTTGAAGTCGTGCTGGTGGTGGCCCAGCCGGACAAGCCGGTGGGCCGCGGCCTGAAGCTGACGCCACCGCCAGTGGCCGCGCGGACCGCCGAACTGGGGCTGTCACTGGCCCAACCCCTCAAGCTGCGGCGCAACGCCGAATTCGAGGCGGGCTTGCGGGACAGTGGTGCAGATGTGGCCGTCACCTGTGCCTACGGCAAGATCCTGCCCGCGCCGGTTCTTGAGATTCCCAGATTCGGTTTTCTCAACACCCACACCAGCCTGCTGCCCGCTTACCGGGGGGCCGCGCCGATCCAGTGGGCGTTGATTCGCGGCGAGCCGCTTACTGGGACCACCATCATGCAGACCGATCCCGGCATGGATACGGGCCCGATTCTGCTGCAGGAGGAGCTTCCTATTGCGCCGCAGTGGACCAGTCTAGAACTCTCGGACGCGCTGGCCGAGCAGGCGGCGCGGCTGATCGTGACGGCCCTGGAACGGCTCGCCAGGGGAGACCTAATGCCGACACCCCAGGACGACGCAGCGGCCACCCACGCGCCAATGCTGGTCAAGGAGGACGGCTTTGTGCGCTGGGCCGATCCGGCGCGGGCGGTGGTGGACCGCTACCGCGGGGTGGCGGCCTGGCCACAGACCACAGCTTTTCTGAACGGCGCACGGCTCAAGCTGGGCGGCCTGAGGGTGGATGCGGGTGAGGGTCAGCCGGGCGAGGTGCTGGGAGCGGACGAAAGCGGGCTGCTCATCGCCTGCGGGAGCGGGGCGGTGCGCGTGCAGACTGTCCAGCCCGAAACGCGCCGCGCACAGCCTGCACAATTCTGGGCGGCCTCCACCGGGGTGGAAAGGGGCACGCGTTTTGACCTGTGGAAGCCAGCCCCGACGGACTGA